In one Hymenobacter sp. DG25B genomic region, the following are encoded:
- a CDS encoding M56 family metallopeptidase, producing MNWLETLLTPALVRALGWTLVHSLWQGAVVALSLAGLLLLLRRHSAQIRYGAAAVALVAMLALGIVTFGRYYYAEQAAQAQPQVLPLRALPASLSGAQVILASVNANTSAEAALAAPLAEEEASVSMAHSWLSYFDRNLPILVTIWLLGLLAMTLRMLGGLAYVQRLRHYRVRPLSEEWQARLAELAARAGVSQSVSILESALVRVPLVVGHLRPVILLPLGTVTGLSQNYLEAILAHELAHIARRDYLMNLLQSVAEILFFYHPAVWFITATLRNERENCCDDAATALVGGNPMTLARALTALAERCLQPHATPRLALSAVGTDGSLLGRVRRLVQGRSAPTFTEGFMAACVVLTGIVLLTTAVAMAGPRPAGQKSRLQETLAGATLYQPDTSKAVAKTKVDSSAVSTLSTDTKVPAIMEREVEETAEMAVANQDDEPGKVKIKPKKDKDHKGKKVEQVVVVEQGGRGRRNAPGTVIIQKDKKGRVTDVIVDGQPVVTSGKGKKGEKQVEVIRVRPNGMVFRNDFDEQSFNRNFNRSFSFGGNADRRTMVVPSPEERIRIREEARRAARQGLQVQRELRLRGNEEDFDFDFNGLDTDRITADALVQAERGLDAAEENATTEDERARIREERDRLRERRDEMRERQQEIVERRHEQQDQAREADELRREADRLRREADRLQREADGASRSATRAANNSHRLTDELLKDRLISSSRNYTFDLSSKALTVNGKQQPEKMRQKYATLYKELNGRSLTSSNRWRAEVNGTVNTDAPRPPRPPRAPQAPRAPRPGSGSYLAPPAPPAGVPAVPPAPPAPPRLNTDKIRAELRKDGLLDAGAKGFQLQLTGNEMKVNGKTQSAEMARKYRRLLKMPEDGKNSNNTVQISITD from the coding sequence ATGAACTGGCTCGAAACCCTTTTAACCCCCGCGCTGGTGCGTGCCTTAGGCTGGACGCTGGTGCATTCTCTGTGGCAGGGCGCGGTTGTAGCCTTGTCGCTGGCCGGTTTGTTGCTGCTCCTGCGCCGGCATAGTGCCCAAATTCGCTACGGGGCCGCTGCGGTGGCTCTGGTGGCCATGTTGGCGCTGGGCATAGTTACGTTTGGCCGCTACTACTACGCGGAGCAGGCTGCTCAGGCGCAGCCCCAGGTATTGCCACTCCGCGCGTTGCCGGCTTCGCTGTCGGGGGCGCAGGTTATTCTGGCCTCGGTTAATGCTAATACTTCGGCGGAGGCGGCGCTGGCGGCGCCATTGGCAGAAGAAGAGGCATCGGTATCTATGGCCCATTCCTGGCTGTCGTATTTTGACCGCAACCTGCCTATTCTCGTCACCATCTGGCTGCTGGGTTTGCTGGCCATGACCCTGCGCATGCTGGGCGGCCTGGCCTACGTGCAGCGCCTGCGGCATTACCGGGTGCGCCCCCTCAGCGAGGAGTGGCAGGCCCGCCTGGCCGAGCTGGCCGCCCGCGCCGGTGTTTCACAGTCGGTTAGTATTCTGGAATCGGCGCTGGTGCGCGTGCCGTTGGTGGTAGGGCATTTGCGACCCGTAATTCTGCTGCCGCTGGGCACCGTAACCGGCCTCAGCCAAAACTACCTGGAGGCCATTCTGGCGCACGAGCTGGCGCACATTGCCCGCCGCGACTACCTCATGAACCTGCTGCAGTCGGTAGCGGAAATCCTGTTCTTCTACCACCCAGCGGTGTGGTTTATTACGGCCACGCTGCGCAACGAGCGGGAAAACTGCTGTGATGACGCCGCTACGGCCCTGGTTGGGGGAAACCCTATGACCCTGGCCCGCGCCCTGACGGCGCTGGCTGAGCGCTGCCTGCAGCCCCACGCTACCCCGCGCCTGGCGCTGTCGGCGGTGGGTACCGATGGCTCTTTGCTGGGCCGCGTGCGCCGGTTGGTGCAGGGCCGCAGCGCGCCCACCTTTACAGAAGGCTTTATGGCGGCCTGCGTGGTACTCACGGGCATAGTGCTCCTGACTACGGCCGTAGCTATGGCCGGCCCACGCCCAGCCGGGCAGAAGTCCCGGCTACAGGAAACCCTGGCTGGCGCAACCCTATACCAGCCAGATACATCCAAAGCAGTAGCCAAAACCAAGGTTGATTCCAGTGCTGTATCCACTCTAAGCACTGATACCAAAGTGCCCGCCATAATGGAGCGTGAGGTGGAAGAAACGGCTGAAATGGCGGTGGCAAATCAGGATGATGAGCCGGGCAAGGTCAAAATCAAACCCAAGAAGGATAAAGACCACAAAGGCAAAAAGGTGGAGCAGGTAGTGGTGGTGGAGCAGGGCGGCCGCGGCCGGCGCAACGCCCCCGGCACGGTAATTATTCAGAAGGATAAAAAAGGCCGCGTAACAGACGTAATAGTTGATGGCCAGCCGGTGGTAACCAGCGGCAAAGGCAAGAAAGGGGAGAAGCAGGTAGAAGTAATTCGGGTGCGGCCCAACGGCATGGTTTTCCGGAACGACTTTGATGAGCAGAGCTTTAACCGCAACTTCAACCGGTCCTTTTCCTTTGGGGGCAACGCCGACCGGCGTACCATGGTGGTGCCCAGCCCGGAAGAGCGCATCCGCATTCGGGAGGAGGCGCGCCGCGCCGCCCGGCAGGGCCTGCAGGTGCAGCGCGAATTGCGCCTGCGTGGCAATGAGGAAGACTTCGACTTTGATTTCAACGGCCTCGATACGGACCGAATAACGGCTGATGCCTTGGTGCAGGCCGAACGGGGCCTGGACGCGGCCGAGGAAAATGCCACTACCGAGGACGAACGGGCCCGCATTCGGGAAGAGCGGGACCGGCTGCGCGAGCGGCGTGACGAAATGCGGGAGCGGCAGCAGGAAATAGTAGAACGCCGCCATGAGCAGCAAGACCAGGCGCGGGAAGCCGACGAGCTGCGCCGTGAAGCCGACCGCCTCCGCCGCGAGGCTGACCGCCTGCAGCGCGAAGCGGACGGTGCCTCCCGTTCAGCAACACGCGCCGCCAACAACAGCCACCGCCTGACGGATGAGCTGCTGAAAGACCGGCTGATTTCCAGCTCCCGCAACTACACGTTTGACCTAAGCTCGAAAGCGCTGACGGTAAATGGCAAGCAGCAGCCGGAAAAAATGCGCCAGAAATACGCCACACTGTATAAGGAACTCAATGGCCGCTCCCTTACCAGCAGCAACCGGTGGCGCGCCGAGGTGAATGGTACCGTGAATACCGATGCGCCCCGACCACCCCGCCCGCCCCGCGCCCCGCAGGCGCCGCGGGCCCCACGCCCGGGCAGTGGTAGCTACCTGGCCCCGCCTGCGCCACCGGCCGGCGTACCAGCTGTGCCGCCGGCACCGCCCGCGCCACCCCGCCTGAATACCGATAAAATTCGGGCCGAGCTGCGCAAAGACGGGCTGCTGGATGCCGGTGCTAAAGGCTTCCAGCTGCAGCTGACCGGGAACGAAATGAAAGTGAACGGCAAAACGCAGTCGGCAGAAATGGCCCGCAAATACCGCCGCCTGTTGAAAATGCCCGAAGACGGTAAAAACTCGAACAACACCGTGCAGATTTCTATCACCGATTAA
- a CDS encoding 4'-phosphopantetheinyl transferase superfamily protein, producing the protein MPLHSLEPVDERTLLGLWHLTEPAEELWQALPQPAPYQELLPAGRDAGRAQQWLAGRALAHRLLAEFSLAPSMVLLNDANGRPFFPERPELAVSLSHSGEWVAALLSTRGRVGTDVEQVRPKAQQLAPRFLSEAERADAGDDVVKHSLYWSAKETLYKLHSRRALVFKEHIQLDPFGLREAGVLTGHLLAENFRSQHQIQYQRLSSAYVLTYTLDASPLP; encoded by the coding sequence ATGCCGCTGCACTCCCTGGAACCCGTTGATGAGCGCACCCTGCTGGGTTTGTGGCACCTCACGGAGCCGGCAGAGGAATTATGGCAAGCCCTCCCCCAGCCGGCCCCTTATCAGGAGCTGCTACCGGCCGGCCGCGATGCCGGGCGCGCCCAGCAATGGCTGGCGGGCCGGGCACTGGCCCACCGCCTGCTCGCTGAATTTTCTTTGGCCCCTTCTATGGTGCTGCTGAACGATGCCAACGGGCGCCCTTTCTTCCCGGAACGGCCCGAATTGGCGGTTTCTCTTTCCCATTCCGGGGAGTGGGTGGCCGCTTTGCTTTCCACCCGCGGGCGCGTTGGCACAGATGTTGAGCAGGTACGCCCTAAAGCGCAACAATTGGCTCCCAGGTTTCTATCGGAAGCGGAACGGGCCGATGCCGGCGACGATGTAGTGAAGCACAGTCTCTATTGGAGTGCCAAGGAAACCCTGTACAAACTGCATAGCCGCCGCGCTCTGGTGTTTAAGGAGCATATTCAGCTCGACCCGTTTGGGCTGCGGGAGGCCGGTGTTTTGACGGGGCACCTGCTCGCAGAAAACTTCCGCAGCCAACACCAGATTCAATACCAGCGCCTTTCTTCTGCGTATGTACTCACATACACCCTTGATGCCTCTCCCCTTCCTTAA
- the folB gene encoding dihydroneopterin aldolase, with product MGQIALEGMEFFAFHGYYDEEQKIGNKYGVDLYIKTDLYAAGTSDKLHETVNYEVLYRMVREEMQAPARLLEHLGHRVIDRVLEEFPHVLSVKVKVAKFNPPLGGICRRAQITLVRKRAGQR from the coding sequence ATGGGCCAGATTGCACTGGAAGGCATGGAGTTTTTCGCGTTTCACGGCTACTACGACGAGGAGCAGAAAATCGGCAATAAGTATGGCGTAGACCTGTACATAAAGACGGATCTGTACGCAGCCGGCACTTCGGATAAGCTGCACGAGACGGTGAATTACGAAGTGCTCTACCGGATGGTGCGCGAGGAAATGCAGGCACCGGCGCGGCTGCTGGAGCACCTGGGCCACCGCGTTATAGACCGGGTGCTGGAAGAATTCCCCCACGTGCTGTCCGTGAAAGTGAAGGTGGCCAAGTTTAACCCGCCGCTGGGCGGTATCTGCCGGCGCGCCCAGATTACGTTGGTGCGCAAGCGGGCCGGGCAACGCTAG
- a CDS encoding DUF3703 domain-containing protein: protein MATLFLPAVLRPPYYAELAAARAAYLRQEPATAFHHLERAHVLGQRWAFPHTQVHLLMLRHGLRIGSRREVLGQIPRVMLGFLGSLVGRVPIGNTGGANVPAEQPMPIPADLEAWLRLD, encoded by the coding sequence ATGGCTACACTCTTTCTCCCCGCCGTTTTGCGGCCTCCCTACTACGCCGAGCTTGCAGCGGCCCGCGCCGCTTATCTGCGCCAGGAACCAGCCACGGCCTTTCATCATTTGGAGCGTGCCCATGTTCTGGGGCAGCGGTGGGCTTTCCCGCACACCCAGGTGCACCTGCTGATGCTGCGCCATGGCCTGCGCATCGGCAGCAGGCGCGAAGTGCTGGGCCAGATTCCGCGGGTTATGCTGGGCTTTCTGGGTTCTTTAGTGGGTCGGGTACCCATTGGCAACACGGGCGGCGCCAACGTGCCCGCCGAACAACCCATGCCTATTCCTGCCGATCTGGAAGCATGGCTGCGGCTAGATTAA
- a CDS encoding GNAT family N-acetyltransferase, which translates to MITLRRTTSDNPDFRELVALLDHDLAVRDGDDHAFYAQYNKLVAINHVVVAYLADKAVGCGAFKEYEAGQVEVKRMFVRPEYRGQGIAGAVLAELEQWARELNYAACVLETGKQQPEAIRLYEKSGYAYIPNYGQYAGVDNSVCMKKGLATAQV; encoded by the coding sequence ATGATTACCCTACGTCGAACAACCTCTGATAACCCCGATTTCCGGGAGCTGGTGGCGCTACTGGACCACGATTTAGCTGTGCGCGACGGCGACGACCATGCCTTCTATGCCCAGTACAACAAGCTGGTGGCCATCAACCACGTGGTGGTAGCTTACCTGGCTGATAAAGCAGTAGGCTGCGGCGCTTTCAAGGAATATGAAGCCGGGCAGGTAGAGGTGAAGCGCATGTTTGTGCGCCCGGAATACCGGGGCCAGGGCATTGCCGGTGCCGTGTTGGCTGAGTTGGAACAGTGGGCCCGGGAGCTAAACTACGCCGCCTGCGTGCTGGAAACGGGCAAGCAGCAGCCCGAGGCCATCCGCCTCTACGAGAAAAGCGGCTACGCCTACATCCCCAACTACGGGCAGTATGCAGGCGTGGACAACAGCGTGTGCATGAAGAAAGGGCTGGCTACGGCGCAGGTTTAA
- a CDS encoding BlaI/MecI/CopY family transcriptional regulator — protein sequence MLWQHGPSTVRFVNDDLSQHREIGYTTTLKLLQLMLDKGLVLRDDATKTHVYRAAVRQEETQGLLLDRFVEATFGGSALKLVMQALGNRSTSREELDQIRTLLDEIENTKGEAQ from the coding sequence GTGCTGTGGCAGCACGGCCCCAGCACCGTCAGGTTTGTGAATGATGACCTGAGCCAACACCGGGAAATAGGCTACACCACCACCCTGAAGCTATTACAGCTGATGCTGGACAAAGGCCTGGTGCTGCGCGATGATGCCACCAAGACCCACGTGTACCGCGCTGCCGTGCGCCAGGAAGAAACCCAGGGCCTGCTGCTGGACCGGTTTGTGGAAGCCACTTTCGGCGGCTCGGCCCTGAAGCTGGTGATGCAGGCCCTCGGCAACCGCAGCACCTCCCGCGAAGAGCTGGACCAGATCCGGACGCTACTGGACGAAATCGAAAACACTAAAGGCGAAGCACAATGA
- a CDS encoding acyl-CoA carboxylase subunit beta, whose product MNLEFNKNEDLVKQLTFQLRQRLKKVALGGGEKRIAAHKAKGKLTARERIDYLLDKDAEQVEIGAFAGEGMYQSEGGCPGGGVVVVIGYVKGRQCIVVANDATVKAGAWFPITAKKNLRAQEISIENKLPIIYLVDSAGVYLPMQDEIFPDKEHFGRIFRNNAVMSSMGIVQLSAIMGPCVAGGAYLPIMSDEAMIVEGTGSVFLAGSYLVKSAIGETIDNETLGGATTHSEISGVTDYKFPNDEECLDHIRNIFDKMGATPTAGFSRTEPALPREKQEEIYGLLPSDRVKPYDMMDIINRLVDNSEFEPYKDLYGQTLLCGLARIDGWAVGIVANQRKIVKTKKGAMQMGGVIYSDSADKAARFIMNCNQKRIPLVFLHDVSGFMVGSQSEHGGIIKDGAKMVNAMANSVVPKFTVIIGNSYGAGNYAMCGKAYDPRLIVAWPTAQLAVMSGAAAANTLLQIQVASLKAKGEVITPEAEKELLDRIKARYEEQLSPYYAAARLWVDAIIDPLETRKVISQGIAAANHAPIEKAYNVGVIQV is encoded by the coding sequence ATGAATCTGGAATTCAACAAAAACGAAGACCTGGTTAAACAACTCACCTTCCAGCTGCGCCAGCGCCTGAAAAAAGTAGCCCTGGGCGGCGGCGAAAAGCGCATTGCCGCCCACAAAGCCAAAGGCAAGCTCACGGCCCGCGAGCGGATTGATTATCTGCTGGATAAAGACGCCGAGCAGGTTGAAATTGGTGCCTTTGCCGGCGAAGGCATGTACCAGTCGGAAGGCGGCTGCCCCGGCGGCGGCGTGGTAGTGGTAATAGGCTACGTGAAAGGCCGGCAGTGCATTGTAGTGGCCAATGATGCCACTGTAAAGGCTGGCGCGTGGTTTCCCATCACGGCCAAAAAGAACCTGCGGGCCCAGGAAATCAGCATCGAAAACAAGCTGCCCATCATTTACCTGGTAGACTCGGCCGGGGTGTACCTGCCCATGCAGGATGAGATTTTCCCCGATAAGGAGCATTTCGGCCGCATTTTCCGCAACAATGCTGTGATGAGCAGCATGGGTATCGTGCAGCTATCCGCCATTATGGGCCCGTGCGTGGCCGGTGGCGCCTACCTGCCCATCATGTCGGATGAAGCCATGATTGTGGAAGGAACCGGCTCGGTGTTCCTGGCCGGCTCTTACCTGGTGAAATCCGCCATTGGCGAAACCATTGACAACGAAACGCTGGGCGGCGCCACCACGCACTCCGAAATTTCGGGCGTGACTGACTACAAATTCCCGAACGACGAGGAGTGCCTGGACCACATCCGCAACATCTTCGATAAGATGGGCGCTACGCCCACCGCCGGTTTCAGCCGCACGGAGCCCGCGCTGCCCCGCGAAAAGCAGGAGGAAATCTACGGCCTGCTGCCCTCTGACCGGGTGAAGCCCTACGATATGATGGACATCATCAACCGTTTGGTGGATAACTCCGAGTTTGAGCCCTACAAAGACCTCTACGGCCAGACACTGCTCTGCGGCCTGGCGCGCATTGATGGCTGGGCGGTAGGCATTGTGGCCAACCAGCGCAAGATTGTGAAGACCAAGAAGGGCGCCATGCAGATGGGCGGCGTTATTTACTCCGACTCCGCCGACAAGGCCGCGCGCTTCATCATGAACTGCAACCAGAAGCGCATTCCGTTGGTGTTCCTGCACGATGTATCCGGCTTTATGGTGGGCTCGCAGAGTGAGCACGGCGGCATTATTAAGGACGGCGCCAAAATGGTGAATGCCATGGCCAACTCCGTGGTGCCCAAGTTCACCGTCATCATCGGCAACAGCTACGGGGCCGGCAACTACGCCATGTGCGGCAAAGCCTACGACCCGCGCCTGATTGTGGCCTGGCCCACCGCCCAGCTGGCCGTGATGAGCGGTGCCGCCGCCGCCAACACCCTGCTCCAGATACAAGTGGCCTCCCTGAAAGCTAAAGGCGAAGTCATCACGCCCGAAGCTGAAAAGGAGCTGCTGGACCGCATCAAAGCCCGCTACGAAGAGCAGCTTTCCCCTTACTATGCTGCTGCCCGCCTTTGGGTAGATGCCATTATTGACCCGCTGGAAACCCGCAAAGTCATTTCCCAGGGTATTGCCGCCGCCAATCATGCGCCGATTGAAAAGGCGTACAATGTGGGGGTTATTCAGGTTTGA
- a CDS encoding DivIVA domain-containing protein encodes MKITALDIRQKTFEKSFRGVDKDEVQAFLLQLSQQWERMGDENRELRMKLDHATQDVQKMREVESSLYRTLKTAEDTGNSITEQAQRDAELRIREAQLKAEQLLADARQKARSVVDEAYKQAEKTVADMQAEVSALGQEHQRLEGVLETLVRDLQHLATDALEKVEKSRNRPKSSTAAILSRAASVKVNRPDSSSESATPMFVNTSATSSAAAVGSPAARPATVSGGGDASSVAARPASAQPGSYNPKPGQQPDPGAPAQTPGPDIRPNPAPHENPGISDPSRIYQPEPARVPDPTGPRVEPTAPDIRPVSPDHPEITQPSPSRHSASLTEKSFFDEI; translated from the coding sequence ATGAAAATTACCGCTCTCGATATCCGGCAGAAAACCTTTGAAAAATCCTTTCGGGGAGTAGACAAAGATGAAGTTCAGGCATTCCTGCTCCAGCTCTCCCAGCAGTGGGAGCGAATGGGGGATGAAAACCGGGAGTTGCGCATGAAGCTGGACCATGCTACCCAGGACGTGCAGAAGATGCGCGAAGTAGAATCGTCCCTGTACCGCACCTTGAAAACGGCCGAGGACACCGGCAACAGCATTACGGAGCAGGCCCAGCGCGACGCCGAACTGCGGATTCGCGAAGCCCAGCTGAAGGCCGAGCAGCTGCTGGCCGATGCCCGTCAGAAAGCCCGCTCCGTGGTAGATGAAGCCTACAAGCAAGCCGAAAAAACCGTTGCCGACATGCAGGCCGAGGTAAGTGCCCTGGGCCAGGAGCACCAGCGCCTGGAAGGCGTGCTGGAAACCCTGGTGCGCGACCTGCAGCACCTGGCTACCGATGCCCTGGAGAAAGTGGAGAAAAGCCGCAACCGGCCAAAATCCTCCACTGCCGCCATCCTTTCGCGGGCGGCAAGCGTAAAGGTGAATCGACCCGATTCATCCTCCGAAAGCGCTACTCCTATGTTTGTGAATACATCAGCTACATCCTCAGCGGCGGCCGTAGGCAGTCCGGCAGCCCGCCCGGCCACCGTTAGCGGCGGCGGCGACGCCTCCTCAGTGGCGGCCCGCCCCGCTTCGGCGCAGCCCGGCAGCTATAACCCCAAGCCCGGTCAGCAACCCGACCCCGGTGCTCCGGCCCAAACGCCCGGCCCCGATATCAGACCAAATCCGGCGCCGCACGAAAACCCGGGCATCAGCGACCCATCCCGCATTTACCAGCCTGAGCCCGCCCGGGTACCGGACCCCACCGGCCCCCGCGTAGAACCCACCGCCCCGGATATCCGCCCGGTTTCGCCTGACCATCCGGAAATCACCCAGCCCTCGCCTTCGCGGCACTCGGCCTCGCTAACAGAGAAGTCCTTCTTCGACGAAATCTAA
- a CDS encoding WD40 repeat domain-containing protein has translation MSTLFRPQAEKLATLTGHRDCVYALAGALDSTAIYSAGTDGFVVEWDLENPERDGELVARVTNSVYALKYIPERALLLIGHNFQGVQAIDLKARQLLFATALPPAAIFDIAYSEARQRVYVALGNGTLAVLHAHNLSLEHLVPLSHKSLRCLSLLEARNELAVGGSDHLVYILDLDTLTPKQGIPGATNSVFSVCYSPDGRYLLTAGRDAHLRVWDVAAGYTEHLSVVAHLFAINHVTYSPDGRFVATCSMDKSIKLWDAAGFRLLRVLDRARHAGHGTSVNKLFWSAHRNRLVSCSDDRTLAVWQIQADS, from the coding sequence ATGTCCACGCTTTTTAGACCGCAGGCCGAGAAACTAGCCACCCTCACCGGGCACCGCGACTGTGTGTACGCGCTGGCCGGCGCGCTTGATTCCACCGCCATCTACTCCGCCGGCACCGATGGCTTTGTGGTGGAGTGGGACCTAGAAAACCCCGAGCGTGACGGCGAACTGGTGGCTCGGGTAACCAACTCCGTTTACGCCCTGAAATATATTCCTGAGCGGGCACTGCTTCTCATTGGCCATAACTTTCAGGGCGTGCAGGCCATTGATCTGAAAGCCCGCCAGCTGCTCTTTGCCACGGCGCTGCCCCCGGCCGCCATTTTTGATATAGCCTATTCGGAAGCCCGGCAGCGGGTGTACGTGGCCCTGGGCAACGGTACCCTGGCCGTGCTGCACGCCCACAACCTAAGCCTGGAGCACCTGGTGCCTCTTTCCCACAAAAGCCTGCGCTGCCTGAGCCTGCTCGAAGCGCGCAATGAGCTGGCCGTAGGCGGCTCCGACCACCTGGTATATATTCTCGATCTGGACACGCTCACCCCCAAGCAGGGGATTCCCGGCGCTACCAACTCCGTGTTCAGCGTCTGCTACTCGCCCGATGGCCGCTACCTGCTCACGGCCGGCCGCGACGCCCACCTGCGCGTGTGGGATGTGGCCGCGGGCTACACCGAGCACCTGAGCGTAGTAGCCCATTTATTCGCCATAAACCACGTAACGTATAGTCCCGATGGGCGCTTTGTGGCCACCTGCAGCATGGATAAATCCATTAAGCTCTGGGATGCCGCCGGGTTCCGGCTGTTGCGCGTGCTGGACCGCGCCCGGCACGCCGGCCACGGCACTTCCGTGAACAAGTTATTTTGGTCAGCCCATCGAAATAGGCTAGTTTCGTGTAGCGACGACCGCACCCTGGCCGTATGGCAGATACAGGCTGATAGCTAG
- a CDS encoding transglutaminase-like domain-containing protein: MTNKEIKALISLLDDPEIAPDIQAKIQTLGESIVPFLEESWEETLDPAQQQRIEDLIHHLQFEGLQQRLRVWRDSGGENLLEGMWLLNSYQYPDADLQALNRAIEQLRFEAWTMMKPNLHPADQVQVLNYVLFKTHKFAANTQNFHSPANSMLHLVLESRRGNPLTLCVIYLLVAQRLHLPVYGVNLPNLFVLTFQPTLPAIEPFYINCYNRGLILSRTDIEHYIAQLNLTANDMFFEPCSHIDIVRRALRNLAVSFEKMQEPRKAGEVSQLLAILLEEDKQSIDSEPEEGEQE, from the coding sequence TTGACGAACAAAGAAATAAAAGCGCTTATCTCCCTGCTCGACGACCCGGAAATTGCGCCCGATATTCAGGCCAAAATCCAGACCCTGGGGGAGAGTATAGTCCCGTTTCTGGAAGAATCGTGGGAGGAGACCCTGGACCCGGCCCAGCAGCAGCGGATTGAGGACCTGATTCATCACCTGCAGTTTGAGGGCTTGCAGCAGCGCCTGCGCGTGTGGCGCGACTCCGGCGGTGAGAACCTGCTGGAAGGTATGTGGCTCCTCAACAGCTACCAGTACCCCGATGCCGACCTACAAGCCCTGAACCGCGCCATTGAACAGCTGCGCTTTGAGGCCTGGACCATGATGAAGCCCAATCTGCACCCCGCCGACCAGGTGCAGGTGCTGAACTACGTGCTCTTCAAAACCCACAAATTCGCGGCCAATACCCAGAATTTCCACTCGCCGGCCAACTCCATGCTGCACCTGGTGCTGGAAAGCCGGCGCGGCAACCCGCTCACGCTGTGTGTTATCTACCTGCTGGTGGCGCAGCGACTGCACCTGCCGGTGTATGGCGTGAATCTGCCCAACCTGTTTGTGCTTACGTTTCAGCCCACGCTGCCCGCCATTGAGCCGTTCTACATCAACTGCTACAACCGCGGCCTGATTCTGTCCCGCACGGATATTGAGCACTACATTGCCCAACTCAACCTCACGGCCAATGACATGTTCTTTGAGCCCTGCTCGCACATTGATATTGTGCGCCGGGCCTTACGGAACCTGGCCGTAAGCTTTGAAAAGATGCAGGAGCCGCGCAAAGCTGGCGAAGTAAGCCAGCTGCTGGCCATCCTGCTGGAAGAAGATAAACAGTCCATTGACTCTGAGCCCGAAGAAGGCGAGCAGGAGTAA
- a CDS encoding redoxin domain-containing protein has protein sequence MSFRRISLALAAALLFGVVTVGTVRAQSAGSTVADFTLKNAANADVKLSSYADSKAVVVVFINQSCPFSKLYQDRLSKLATTYGSKGVEFLFIDTPINLEASTAEGETEKLKIKSGSANNLTYLRDDSQKVSSLLGATKTPEAVVLQPSGNGFVVRYKGAIDDNPQMEAYVKQNYLGTVLANITAGRPAGVANQRA, from the coding sequence ATGTCTTTCCGCCGTATTTCTTTGGCTCTGGCCGCTGCTCTCTTATTTGGAGTGGTAACCGTGGGTACCGTTCGGGCCCAGTCTGCGGGCAGTACCGTGGCCGACTTCACTCTGAAGAATGCCGCCAACGCCGATGTAAAGCTCAGCAGCTACGCCGACAGCAAAGCGGTGGTGGTGGTTTTCATCAACCAAAGCTGCCCGTTCTCCAAGCTCTACCAGGACCGCCTGAGCAAGCTGGCTACCACTTACGGCAGCAAGGGCGTGGAATTTCTGTTTATTGATACCCCCATTAACCTGGAAGCCAGCACGGCCGAGGGAGAAACCGAGAAGCTCAAAATCAAATCGGGCAGCGCCAATAACCTGACCTATCTGCGCGACGACAGCCAGAAGGTGAGCAGCCTACTGGGCGCCACCAAAACGCCCGAGGCCGTGGTGCTGCAACCCAGCGGCAATGGCTTTGTGGTGCGCTACAAAGGCGCCATCGACGATAACCCCCAAATGGAAGCCTACGTCAAGCAAAACTACCTAGGCACAGTGTTGGCAAACATCACGGCCGGCCGCCCCGCCGGCGTAGCTAACCAACGCGCCTAG